The stretch of DNA GGCACCCTGCTCCCCCGCTCTATGGCGGTACGAATTTCATTTTTCCCCACCTTTCCTCCCCGCGCCCGATAGGCGGAAAGGATAATGCCGGGAACCATGGCATGATGCTCCGGTCCATGCATGGAGATGGCCGACTGCGCTCTGATTTTCTTCAGCAGGATGATCATGTCTTCCACCGCCGATTCGGTGCATATCTTCGTGATCACCGCAAGGCCCTTGTCCTGATGGCAACCGTCGCAAACGAAATGACCGTTGAAACAGGTGGCATTGGCCTCCTTCTGTTCACCGCAATAATGACAGGTGGCGGTCCGCTCCCTGGTGAAATAGCGCAACTCGCTGCCGCAGACCATGCAGTCGCTGTGCTGCCTTGGCGTGTCGATGGTTGTCGGAAGGCAACATGAGCCGGCAGCCGCCGCGGAACTTTCCGGCGGCAGATCGCAGCACCCCCCCGACTGACGGATGTTGACAACCGCACCCTGCTCATCGACAATAAAAACCGAGTCATCCAGGGCAAAGACGTCGCCTAAGGCAACCCGGCATTTCTTACCCTTGAGCAGCAAGGCCCCGCTCTCCGTATAGACCGCGCCAAAGGGGCCGCGATAAATGACGTCAACCTCCGCGACCATCGCCGGTTTGTATGCGATAAAAGTCAGAGAGTAAAAACGGGTGTCATCGATCACCCGATAGGGAAAGCGTTTGATCAGCCTGATTGCGGTAAATCCGGCGGCGCGCAGCATGGCCATCAGATCTTCCTGCTGCATGGCCCCCCCCAGACATTCGCCCCGCAGCTTGTCATCATTTTTAATCCGCACCGGAATCTGTTCATCGGTGACAATATCGGAAACCACCAGACGCCCGCCTGGCCGCAGAATGCGGAAGGCCTCATGCAGCGTCTGCCGCTTATCCGGACTTAAATTGATAACGCAATTCGAAATAACCGCATCGGCTATCCCATCTTCAAGGGGGATTGCCTCAAGAAAGCCCTTTTTAAATTCGATATTGTCATAGCCAAGACTGCCGGCCACCTGTTTTTGCGAATCCCGGGCAAGGGCGAGCATTGCATCGGTCATGTCGATGCCGTACACCCGGCCGCTTTCTCCCACCATTTCAGCCGCCTGAAAGCACTCGACGCCGCTGCCGCTGCCGAGATCAACCACAATGTCCCCTTTCTTGAGCAGCGCATCGCGGACAGGACTGCCGCAGCCGTAAGATCGCTGCCGGGAAACCGCCGGAATAAAATCCGCCTCCGCCTGTTGCGCGGCAAAGGGATTGACGATATCATCATTGGCTTCGGTTGCGGCCCGTCCGTAGAACTCCCGCACCGCGGCATGCCCCCGGTCATCACCCAGGGAAACGACACAATTGCAATGAGTGAGCGACACCTCGCTGCCCCGGTCAGGGCAATCATAACGGACATCACCCATTTTCAGCAGAATCTCTCCCTCCGGCCCCGTCGGATACCGCCGGGCCTGGCGGGCTATGAGCCAGAGGACCATTTCGTTGTATAATTCCACATAGGGATCATGGCCGGTGAAAGCCACGCCGCTCAGGTAGCTGTGATCAATATCCCCGCCGCCCACCAAAAATGCAAGGGGATTTTCCTCATAGGCGCTGCCTGCCAGGGTGGCCTGCCGCAGCTTTTTGAGAACAGGACTTTCCCGCCACACCTTAGCAAGCCCTTGGCCGAGAAACCCGCAGCGCAACTCCTCAAGCCCGACCAGGGCGGGAGAGGGATAAATAGCTCCGTCAGGCCCCACGGCAATGGACTCCCAGCCGCTGTTGCTCAGATCATGGCGGGTTCCCGGCGAAGCGAAAACCTGACTCTTGAGGGCCTCGACATTATCCACTGTCATGCCGATTCGTTCGGCGAGCTCCAACGCCGGGCGCAGATGGCCCCAGATCTCCCCGGCGGAAACAAACTGGTCGCGGCTCCCCTTGCCCCGGACAAAATGCCAAAGCAGGTGCATATTGCGAATGCCCGTGTCGCGCGCAAAAGTGATGATGGCGGAAAGATCGCCGACATTGCCCCGATTGACCGCAACCGACAAGGTGGGATATATTTCCTTGCAACGAAGCAAGGCGAGAGTTGAACAAAGCCGGGCAAACGTGCCCTTGCCGCGCAAGGCATCGTGGCTATTTTCCAGGCCGTCCAGACTGATCTGCAAGTGCAGCCTTGCCAAGGGAAGGCGGTCGAACAGATCTCCCTGCTCATGCAGGAGCAGACCGTTGGTCAACACCACGGCATGCACCTCCCGATCCTCCAGCAGCGAAGCGAGAATGGAGGCAAATTGCGGATAGACAAAGGGCTCGCCGCCGGTGAAATAGAAAATGGTGCAGCCCAGGGCGCGCGCTTCCGTGATGCCGCGGGCGAGATCAGCGGAGTCAAGTGATTGACGCGCAGCCGGCGAGGCGCTGAAAAGGCAATGGCTGCAGGCCAGGTTGCAGGAGTTGGTGAGGTGAAACCAGCACTCCTTCAAGGCGGAGAGTTTCAGGCCGTCCTCCCGCCCCCTGTATGCATCGGCTGCGGGTCGGTCGGCAAAGGAAATAAGCCGTGAGCGCGTGAGTTCATCCCGGTTGCGGTCCGTTTCGTCGGTCACGCCGGAAAGCAGCGCGTCGGCCTTCCGGCCCGCGACAAACCAGTCGGGTTTCAGGGGGTCGACAAAGATCGCCAGCCCGTCACGCTCATACCTTTTCCAGTATTTGAATGATTTCATCGTATTCATTTTCAATTTGGGTTACATTGGCAAAAATTTTTGGCGGCTTGCGGGAAACGGAATTTTTCAATCTCCCTTTCAATAGAATAGCCGCACCCTATCATAAATCACGTTTTATGCAATCAGGATCGATTCCTGATTGTAACCAGGACAAATTAAAAACAAGAAAAATGCGCATAGACAACCGTGCCCCGGACCAGCTCCGCTCGTTTTCCATTGAAAGAAACATCCAGCCCCAGGCGGATGCATCGCTTCTCATTAAAATCGGCAATACCCACGTGATCTGCGCCGCCACCATTGAAAATTCCGTCCCTCCCTTTTTAAAGGACAAGGGCACCGGCTGGATCACCGCGGAATACGGCATGCTGCCCTGCTCCACCAACACCCGCATGATGCGCGAGGCAGCCAAGGGACGATCCGGCAGGACCCATGAAATCCAGCGCCTCATCGGCCGCTCCCTGCGCATGATGCTTGACCTGAGCAAAATAGGGGAACGAACCATCCGGGTGGATTGCGACGTCATCAATGCCGACGGCGGCACCAGAACCGCATCCATCACCGGGGCATCCCTGGTGGTGCGGGATGCGATCATCAAGCTGCAGGAAAGCGGGGAACTGGAAGAAATGCCCGACATCCTGCCCATGGCCGCGGTCAGCGCCGGAATCGTCGCCGGAATGCCGCTCCTTGATCTCAATTATCACGAGGATTCCCGGGCTGAAGCAGACGCCAATTTCATCATGACCGGCGACGGCCGCTGGGTCGAGGCCCAGAGTACCGCCGAAGGCAAAGCTTTCAGCCGGGAGGATTTCAACCGACTGGCCGACCTTGCGGAAAAAGGCATCAAGGAACTGCTCGGACTGTGGCAGGCGCACCAATGAACGCACCATTCACCCGCAAGGAACAATCTTCGCAATGTCCGGCCCGCTGCGGTGAGCTCCGCACTGCGCACGGCATTATCAGGACCCCGGTTTTCATGCCGGTGGGCACCCAGGCCACCGTCAAAGGCATGACCCCGGAAAATCTGCACGAGATCGGCGCCCAAATCATCCTGGCCAACACCTACCATCTGCTGATCCGGCCCGGCCATGAGCTGATCGGCCGGCTCGGCGGCCTTCACTCCTTCATGCACTGGAACAAACCGATCCTCACCGACAGCGGCGGCTTTCAGATATACAGCCTGAAGGAACTGGCCCGCATCACCGAGGACGGGGCAACCTTCAAATCCCACCTGGACGGCACCACCCATTTTCTCAGCCCGGAAGGAGCGGTGGAGGTCCAGGAAACCCTGGGTTCGGACATCATGATGTGCCTTGACACCTGCATTCCCTACCCCGCCACCCGCGAGGAGGCCCAGGCCGCGACGGAACTGACCGGCCGCTGGGCGAAAAGATGCCGGCAGGCGCAGAAACAACCGGACCGGCTTCTTTTCGGCATTATCCAAGGCGGCATGTATCCGGACCTGCGGGCCCGGGCGGTGGATGAAATCGTCGCCATCGGCTTTGACGGCTATGCCCTGGGCGGCCTCAGTGTCGGCGAGCCACGGGAAGTGATGTACGACATGACCGGGCAGACCGCCGCGCTGCTGCCGGACGATCAGGCAAAATACGTAATGGGAGTAGGCACCCCGGAGGATCTGGTGGAATGCGTCTATCGGGGCATCGACATGTTTGACTGCGTCATGCCCACCCGCAACGCCCGAAACGGAATGCTCTTTACATCTCATGGCAAGCTTGTTATAAAAAATTCATGTTATTATAATGACCCGAAACCCGTGGATGAAAATTGCGACTGTTACACCTGCCGGAACTATTCCCGCGCCTATCTGCGCCATCTGTACATGGCACGGGAAATAACGGCCTCGCTGCTGAACACCATCCATAATCTGCATTATTATGTCAATCTCATGGCCGATATGCGCAAGGCGATCCGCGATGATCGTTTTGAAATTTTCAGAAAAGAGTTCTATGAAAGGAGGGAGCAGCCGCTTCCCCTCACCTAACCAGCAAAGCCGGCCCACCCCGGCCGGCTGCAACGAACCATGAAACTCCGCTCCTCCGGCATCGGCAATTTCCGGACCAGGACGGGCTTTCATAATAAAAACGAAGGAGTAACACATGACCTCACTCGCCTATGCTGCCGATGCGGCACCTCCGGCCGGAAGCGCCCTGACGGGCTTTCTGCCGATGATCCTCATCTTTGTCGTCTTTTATTTCCTGCTCATCCGCCCCCAGCAGAAAAAGGCAAAAGCCCAGCAGGAATTTCTCGCCAACCTGAAAAAAGGCGATGAAGTCGTCACCGGCGGCGGCCTGCACGGCAAGATCACCGGCCTGACCGATACGGTGGTCACCCTGGAAATCGCCGACAATATCCGGGTAAAGGTTTCCCGCCAGTATATCCTCGGTGCAGCCGGTGCGGCCGGCGGCAAACAGGACCAGTCATGCGCCGGCGGATGAAGCATCGGGCGATAGTTTCACCGTCGGTGGAGCACTAATTTGACGATGCCGACAGGGAAGACGGCATCGTCATCTGATTTATTTTTCTTGAGATAAGCTGACCAGTCCATTATGCCGGAAAACCTTTTGGAACGCGCTTTCAACCTCGACAGTCTTCCCACCCTGCCTTCCGTGGCCATGGAAGCGATCCGCCTCATGGAAGGCCAGAGTTCTACATTTGACTCCCTGGCGGAATTGCTGAAAAACGACCAGGTGCTTACCGGCAAGATCCTGCGTTATGCCAATTCCGCCCACGTGGGAGCCCGGCGGGAAATTACCACCATTCCCCAGGCCATCTCGGCGGCGGGCTTCAATGCGGTGCGCAGTATTATCCTGTCCGTATCGATTTTTGACAGCTTTTCCGCTGCCACGGCAAAAGAACAGGATAAACTTGTCCGTTTCTGGCTGCACTCCATCGGTGTGGCAGCCACCGCCGAAACCCTGGCCCATCATCTCGACTTTCCCTCTCCGGACGAAGCCTACCTCTGCGGCCTGATCCACGACCTGGGGAAGCTGGTCTGCTATCAACAGTTCCCGGACAGCTTTGCCCGCATATGCCGGGAAATTGAGCACCCGTCCTTCACCATGGACAATGAGCTGCTGCCGCTTGATGTCGAGCAAGCCATCGCCGGCTTCAATCATGTCGATGCCGGCAAGATTATCGGCGAACGCTACGGGTTCCCGGACATGCTGACCCGCTCCATGTGGCTGCATCATCAACCGGTTATCGAAACCATTGCCCCGGAAAACGATAACCTGCCCCAGCTCATCCGCTTTGCCGATGTCCTCTGCGTCACCCACAACGTCGGTTCCAGCTATTTCCTGACCTCTCAGCCGGTCTGCCACGAAAACTTCCATTTCGCCCTGGAAAATCTGGCCCGCCTCCACCATCTGACCTCCCGGGATCTCAATGAAATCATGGAGAATGTGCATCACCGGGTGGAAGAGGTGTGTAAAATTCTCGGGTTCTGGGACAAAGAAAAATACCAGCAACTGCTGCGCTCAGCCAATGCCAGCCTCGGCCGCATGAGTCTGCAGCTCGACGAAAACAACCAGGTTTTATCTGCCACCAACCAGGTGCTCGCCGCCACCTGCGAAATGCACAAACGGCTGCACACCGAACTCTCCCTGAAAGAAGCGGCGGAAATCATTTGTGATTCCGTTTGCCGGGCCTTTGAGGTGGAGCGCAGTCTTTGCCTGATCCGCGATCCCAAGGCCCATCGCTTTGTCGGCTCCCTGGCTGAATCCCATGCCTTTCACGATATCGAGCTGCCCACCACCCTTGCCGACATGACCAAGCGTAAAAAATATGCGACAAGCGACATCGAGATCGAGGCGGCCAACCGGCTTGAGCAGGCAACCCATGATCTGGTGCACGGCAGAATCGACGAGTCCCGCATGTTCAGCATCATGTCCGGATCGAAATTTCTCGCCACCTTTTTTGTGGCGGATAAGAATTCCAGATGGCGCAAGGAGCCGCTGCTCGGCCAGCTGCTGGTCGATTTCAGCAGCGGTCCGGATTTCATCCGCAACGGCGTCGGCGAACTGCAGCAGAATTTCGAGGCCTTTGCCGCTGCCGCCGGCACCGCCATCGAACGTCTTCTCCTCCAGCAGGCCGTCAACCGTCAGGCCAGGAAACTTGCTGAGACGTCCCGCAAAATGGAACAGAAACAGCAGCAGCTTTTTCATTCACACCGCCTGGCCACGGTGGGCCATCTTGCCTATGGCACCGCCCACGAGATCAACAATCCTCTCACGGTTATTTCGCTGAATCTCCAGTTACTGAAACGAATGCTGAAACAGTCAATGGCGGACAAACCCGAGCCGGCCAAGCGACTGGACATAATTTCAGGTCAGGTGGAGCGCATCGCAAGCGTTGTTACCAATCTCATGAGTTTTGCCAAGCCCACTGAGCCGAAATTCGACCCGATCAATGTTGTCGATGTCATTAAAAAAGCCCTGAGCATGATGGAATCGCGAGAATCCCTTGCCAATATCACCATTGACAACCAGCTGCCCGCCAAACTTGCCGCGGTTCTCGTCGATCCGCAGCAGATCGAGCAGGTTTTCCTCAATCTTTTCATCAACAGCTGCCAGGCCATGCCCGACGGCGGCACCCTGACCATCCAGGCCGCCGGCGACCAGGACTTCATCGATGTGTCTGTTCGCGACACCGGCCACGGCATTGCCCGGAAAGATCTGGGCAAAGTTTTTGATCCTTTTTTCACCACCAAACTGGAAGGTGAGGGGACCGGACTCGGCCTTGCCGTGTGCCATACCATCATGGAACACAATAAAGGGACCCTTCGGGTGGAAAGCGTTGAAGGGCGGGGCACGACCTTTCTGGTGCGACTTCCTTTGGACAAAAGTGACCGACTCCGCCAGATGAAAAAAATCCTGAAAACCAGAAAAAAGGAAGAAAACAGCGAAGAAGAAAACAAATACAGGATTCTCGTGGTGGACGACGAAGAATCGCTGAACTCCGTTGTTCGCGAAACCCTGCAGGCCGCAGGCTACAGCGCCGAAGGCGCCTATGACGGGGTGGAAGGGGTGGAAAAACTGCGAAACGACAAATATCATGCCGTCCTGCTTGATCTCCGCATGCCGCGCAAAGACGGCTTTTCCGTGCTGAAATTTATCAAACAGGAATATCCGGAAATAGCGGTGGTCATCATAACCGGCCATGCCTCCATGGCGGAAATCCAGGAAACGGCGGAAAAAGGAGCATTTGCCTGCCTGAAAAAGCCTTTCATGCTGGACAAAATGCTGGATACCATCGCCCGGGCAATAAAGGCCCAGGAAAGCCCTCCGACAAAACCGGCGTGATGGACTCCCGCTTGTTGTCCATAGACGATCTCGTCCGCCGGACCGGCCTGGAAGAAAGCCTGCTGCGTTATTATGAATCCGAGCATGGCGATGAACTGCCTGCCAAAATTCTGCAGGGAGGAGTGCTGTTCTTTCCCCCGGCCAGCGAGGCTGCCTTTGCCGCCATCCACGCCCGCCACCAGTCGGGCAACAGCGAACGGCCCTTGCCGGCAGTTCGCTTTGCCAGGGTCATTGCCGTGACCTCCGGCAAGGGCGGGGTAGGGAAAACCAACCTTGCCCTCAATCTGGCCATCGAATTTCAACGGCAGGGCAAAATGACGGTGGTGCTTGACGGCGACATGGGTCTGGCCAATGTGCACCTGCTGGCCGGCATCACCCCGCGTCACAGCCTGACGGATCTCGTTCGGGGCAAGGTGGGGATGGCGGAGGTCATCGAAGCCGGGCCTGAAGGCATCGGCATTATTGCCGGCGGCAGCGGCATTCTCGCCCTGGCCGACAGCAGCCGGCAGGATCGCTCCCGCATTATCGAATCCCTGATGCAGCTTGAAAAAGCGGCCGACATCATTGTCGTGGACACCGGCGCCGGAATGGGACGGGCGGTGCGGGATTTTCTCATGGCAGCCGATGAACTTCTCTTTGTCATCACCCCGGACATCACCTCCCTTGCCGACGCCTACGGACTGTTGAAGGTGCTGCACCAGGAAAAGATGCCCGAACGCCCGCTTTATCTGGTGGTCAATATGGCCGGCAATCTCAAGCAGGCGGCGGACGTCGCCCAGCGCTTTGTTGCCTGCGCCCGGGATTTTCTCGGCCGTACCGTCATCAATGGCGGCTATGTCCTGCGAGACTCCACCGTTTCCCTGGCCGCGGCGCGCCGCACCCCCCACTCTGTCTACCGACCGGAGGCAAGGGTGAGCAAAAACACCAGAACCATCGCCCAGAATCTTCTTCAGGGAGGCAGCGCCAACGGACAGGGCAGCTCCTCCTTCGGCCGCTACCTGAACCTCATCCGCGCGGCCCGGGAACAGGCCCCGCAAGCGCAGAGGAAAACGGCATGAGCTCCTCCGGCTGGGCGGAAAAATTCGGTTTCTTCCGCAATCCCTTCAAGGACACCCTTGATGCCGATCTCTTTTACCGAACCAGGCAGCATGAAGAGGCGCTGGTCAAAATCCGCATCGGCATCGAGGACTGCCACGCCCTCATCCTGCTCAGCGGCGCTTCCGGAACCGGTAAAACCCTGGTGTCACAACTTGCAGTGCGCGACCTGGACCCCTCCCGCTTCAAACCGGTGATTGTGCCGGTCTCCCCGGACATGGGCAAGGCGATGCTGCTCGGCCGGATTATCTGCGAAGCGGACCCGGAGCGGAAACAGGGAAGATGCGCCCACGAACGGCTTACCCAGCTCCAGGAAACAGCGCTTGCACTCCACGAGCACGGCAAGCGGCTGGTTGTCGTCATTGACGAGGCCCATTTCCTGAAAGCCGACGCCCTCCATATCCTGCGCACCCTGTCCAATCTGGAAACGGAACAGGAAAAACTGGTGACCGTGCTTCTCGTCGCGGAAAAAAGCCTGTCACGCCGGCTGACGAATCCCTCCTACGCCTCGCTGCGGGGCCGCATCACCTTTGCCGTCCGGCTTGATCCCCTCAAGCGGGAAGAAACGGAACAGTTCGTCAAATACCGGCTGCTCAAATGCGGGGCCTCCCCCGACCTGCTGACCGGGGATGCTTTTGCCGTCGTGCACCGGATCAGCGGCGGCATTCCCAGGGAAATCAACCGGATACTCTATAACGGTTTTCTGGAGGCGGTAAGCGGCAACCAAAGGAGGATAACCGGTGCCCTGATGACGGAAACAGGCGTGAAGCTGGGAATTGACCATGAGCAAAATAAGCAGTCTGCGTCTCACCCCGCCGCCTAAACAGCAACCCCCCGCGGAAGGGCTGCAGAAAGAGGAACTGGATGTCCTGAGCGGCACTCCGGCGCCTGAGCTTGGGGAAAAACAGCCGCAAAAAGCATTGCGGCAGCCAAGCACACCTGAACATTCCAACCACCGCAATTCATGAACATTTCTATTTCCTTGGCATGGGCATTTTTTTTCTGGTAATCTGAAAACAACTCGACAGAAAAAGGATTTGAAAACCCAATGCCCCAGCTGCTGCCAGACATCGAGCTTCGCCGCCATCGAGGGAGAAAGAAGCGACTCTACAACTCCGTCCTCTTTCTTTTTTTCTCTCATTTCCTGCCGTTGCTGATCTTCCTGTCCCCCCTGAGCGCCCACGGAATCCAGGAAAAACCCACGCCTCCCGTACGTTTTTCCCTATCACGGCTCGGCGGCCCCCTGCTTGATCCCCATCGTGTGCAGGGCGATCTGGAGCTTCATCTCAACCCGAATCTTTTTGAGGGCCTGTTGAAAACAGATGCCGCAACAGGGGAATTAATTCCAGCGCTTGCCACCGCGTGGCAATGGATCAATCCGCAAACAATAGAATTTTCCCTGCGCAAAAACGTTTTCTTCCACAACGGTGAACCCTTTGATGCCGAAGCCGTTCGTTTTTCCTTTGAACGGATGGCTGCGGTTACCGAAGGATTTAACTGGATCAAGGCGATTATCCCCGAATACCGACGGGTGGAAATCCTTAATCCCCACCGGGTCCGCATCCATTTCAAGAAACACAATTCCATATTCCTCATCTCCAGCCGTTTTTTTGTCATGCTGCCGCCGGGACTTCTCCGGGCGCAGGGAGATGAGGCATTCATGCATCATCCGGTGGGCACCGGCCCCTTTGCCGTTGACAGCATTGAGTACGACAACCATGGAAACGTCAGCCTGATCCGCATGATAAAAAACCCGCGCTACTGGGATGCAAGGCTGCCGAAGATCGATCGTCTTGACTTTCATTTCGGACTTAACCAGCAGGAAAGCCTGAAACAGCTGCTGGCAGGAAAACTTGACGCCATTGCCGATCTCCCCATCCGCCAGATTCTCTCCGCCAAAAAAGCGGGTTTTGATGTTCGTAAAAAAGGGCAGGGACTTATCAGCTGGATCTACTTTAATCTGACCGGTTATAAACGGGATACCCCCATCTGGTCCAATAAAGTTCGCCGCGCCGTTTTGCATGCCATTGACTATGAAAAGATTCTCAAAATCGTCTATCGAGACCGAGCGCGAGTCAACCATCAATGGGCCTTTCCCGGTCTGCCCGGTTCGGTGGAAGAATTAGGAAATTACGATTACAACCCGGAACTTGCCAGGAAACTCTTGACGGAATCGGGTTACGGGAAACCTTTCAGCCTTAATATGTACTGTGACGATGTCTCCCTTGATGAGGCCAAAATAGTCAAAAGCAGTCTTGCCCGGATCGGCATAACGGTCAATATTGATCGTGTCGACGAGGCCACCAACAACGGTATTCTCGAATCACGCCGCAAGCCCGACTCCCCTTACAATCATCTGCTCAAAAAGTATGATTTCATGATAGGAGACTTTGGGTGGGGTATGCCCCATAACTATGTATCACACCTGCATACCTTTTCCCTGGAATCCTTTGTCTCATTGGTGGATGAAGACTATCCGGATGCACAAAACACCAAAATCATGTTCGCGGACGCGCTGCACAGTTACGGTGAAGACGCGGCCAATCGCAAGTGGCAGGAGATCACCGCCTATGAACTTGATCGCCTTTCGATTGCCGGGCTGGTGGTCAAAGACACTTATTACGCCGTCAGACCTGATCTCATCTGGATGGTCTATGGCGCGTACGATTTTTCCCAGGCTGCTTACCGGCTGGAGAAATAAAAAATGAAATTGGCCTCTCGCTTTTATGTGGTTACTCTGGTGCCGATAGCGGTTATCATTTCAGGAATTGTTTTCTAC from Desulfobulbaceae bacterium DB1 encodes:
- a CDS encoding radical SAM protein, producing MKSFKYWKRYERDGLAIFVDPLKPDWFVAGRKADALLSGVTDETDRNRDELTRSRLISFADRPAADAYRGREDGLKLSALKECWFHLTNSCNLACSHCLFSASPAARQSLDSADLARGITEARALGCTIFYFTGGEPFVYPQFASILASLLEDREVHAVVLTNGLLLHEQGDLFDRLPLARLHLQISLDGLENSHDALRGKGTFARLCSTLALLRCKEIYPTLSVAVNRGNVGDLSAIITFARDTGIRNMHLLWHFVRGKGSRDQFVSAGEIWGHLRPALELAERIGMTVDNVEALKSQVFASPGTRHDLSNSGWESIAVGPDGAIYPSPALVGLEELRCGFLGQGLAKVWRESPVLKKLRQATLAGSAYEENPLAFLVGGGDIDHSYLSGVAFTGHDPYVELYNEMVLWLIARQARRYPTGPEGEILLKMGDVRYDCPDRGSEVSLTHCNCVVSLGDDRGHAAVREFYGRAATEANDDIVNPFAAQQAEADFIPAVSRQRSYGCGSPVRDALLKKGDIVVDLGSGSGVECFQAAEMVGESGRVYGIDMTDAMLALARDSQKQVAGSLGYDNIEFKKGFLEAIPLEDGIADAVISNCVINLSPDKRQTLHEAFRILRPGGRLVVSDIVTDEQIPVRIKNDDKLRGECLGGAMQQEDLMAMLRAAGFTAIRLIKRFPYRVIDDTRFYSLTFIAYKPAMVAEVDVIYRGPFGAVYTESGALLLKGKKCRVALGDVFALDDSVFIVDEQGAVVNIRQSGGCCDLPPESSAAAAGSCCLPTTIDTPRQHSDCMVCGSELRYFTRERTATCHYCGEQKEANATCFNGHFVCDGCHQDKGLAVITKICTESAVEDMIILLKKIRAQSAISMHGPEHHAMVPGIILSAYRARGGKVGKNEIRTAIERGSRVPGGVCGFWGGCGAAIGVGIAFSVILEATPLTPAKRQKAQQATAKILEKIAAFRAGRCCQRESVIALTEAARLSEDVLPVSLLAADTVQCRQYAMNRECVRKACLLWESRDTSAEAGPFFALVG
- a CDS encoding ribonuclease PH, which translates into the protein MRIDNRAPDQLRSFSIERNIQPQADASLLIKIGNTHVICAATIENSVPPFLKDKGTGWITAEYGMLPCSTNTRMMREAAKGRSGRTHEIQRLIGRSLRMMLDLSKIGERTIRVDCDVINADGGTRTASITGASLVVRDAIIKLQESGELEEMPDILPMAAVSAGIVAGMPLLDLNYHEDSRAEADANFIMTGDGRWVEAQSTAEGKAFSREDFNRLADLAEKGIKELLGLWQAHQ
- a CDS encoding tRNA guanosine(34) transglycosylase Tgt, encoding MNAPFTRKEQSSQCPARCGELRTAHGIIRTPVFMPVGTQATVKGMTPENLHEIGAQIILANTYHLLIRPGHELIGRLGGLHSFMHWNKPILTDSGGFQIYSLKELARITEDGATFKSHLDGTTHFLSPEGAVEVQETLGSDIMMCLDTCIPYPATREEAQAATELTGRWAKRCRQAQKQPDRLLFGIIQGGMYPDLRARAVDEIVAIGFDGYALGGLSVGEPREVMYDMTGQTAALLPDDQAKYVMGVGTPEDLVECVYRGIDMFDCVMPTRNARNGMLFTSHGKLVIKNSCYYNDPKPVDENCDCYTCRNYSRAYLRHLYMAREITASLLNTIHNLHYYVNLMADMRKAIRDDRFEIFRKEFYERREQPLPLT
- a CDS encoding preprotein translocase subunit YajC; translation: MTSLAYAADAAPPAGSALTGFLPMILIFVVFYFLLIRPQQKKAKAQQEFLANLKKGDEVVTGGGLHGKITGLTDTVVTLEIADNIRVKVSRQYILGAAGAAGGKQDQSCAGG